A stretch of DNA from Vulcanisaeta thermophila:
ATCATGAATATACCAAGAAGCCCCAATGCAACCCTACCAGCATTAGCAACCACAGCCCAATCCTTCACACTCCTTACAACGCCCCTGTAAATGAGGATAACAACAACCAGCTGAGCAAGCCAGGAACCAAAACCGAACATAAAACCCACCAGGAACAACTGCCAGGAATGGATAACCTGTGCAAGAACCGTACTCAGGATAAGAACCACGAAAAAATCCCCACCAAAGGCAGCGGCTAGCCCATGAATCCAAACCAACTTATAATCAGCGGTCTTGACGCCACCATGCCCATGGTTATGACCAAAGAATAAGTAAGCAGCCACACCGATCATCGTCACACCAACAATCAAATCCACGTACGGATCTAAAATCGAAACATCAATAAACCCCATAACCCAACCAACAAATGCACTTAAAGCGCTCCAAACCAAAGTTAACGCACCAGCAAAAACAGAAACCACAGCAACAACACCCCTAACACTCCTCTGCATTAAACCATAGGACACGGTTACAGGCCAGGTATGCTCATCAGGCTTCAACCCATGCACAATACCAATAACAAAAACAGCAAGTAACCAAAAACTACCCATCGACCTAAGCACATACTTAGCCAAAGGTACGAGAACCTCAGGCATAGATAGAATAGCAATTATAATGCCTACAGAAATAACGCCACCAAGCAACCAAACCCTAGATGAAAACCGTGCTAAACCCCCAATTAGGCCCCTCATTAGGGTAACCCAAACAATAATCTATTTAAACCTTTCGGGTAACCCAAACAAACCACGTAAAAGAGAGCACGACCCAAAGAGCTTAAAAACACAAGCCACACCATGCATATGACCACGCTCACATAAGCCCCGGTAGTATAGTCCGGTCCAGTATGCGGGCCTGTCGAGCCCGTGACCCGGGTTCAAATCCCGGCCGGGGCGCCATTGGGATTTTAGTTACTGCGTGGCCTTACGCCTTCGCCTCTCCTCAATGAACTCCATCATCCTCCTCCTGGCATCCTCAGTCATTGACATTAAGGTTAACTCCCTAATCGCAGCTCTCAGGGCCTCCCTATCTGGCTTGGTCCACTCCTTAATGACCCTTATTGAGTTGGGGCTGGTCCTCCTTATGCTACTTATCACCTCATTAACCTTATCCATGAGTTTATCCCTGGGCACCACGTAGTCCACAATCCCTAATTCCCTAGCCTCCACAGCATTTATTGGGTCCCCTGTTATGGAGAGCCTCCTCACGAGCCTAAAGCCCAGCGCGCCCAACCCAACGGTTATCATCATTGGCGGTATCAAGCCCAACCTACCCTCTGGCACCGCGAATAAAGCATCCTCCACAGCTATCACCACGTCACAAAACAGCAGCAACTCCATACCACCACCATACGCCAACCCATTAACCGCGCACACAATGGGTTTCCCGCAATCCACCATGGCCTCCACAGCCGAGTACAGGGTGTTAAAGAACTCCTCAGCCTCCCCCGTATTCCTCAACTCATACATGGCGTATATATCATCACCCGACGAGAACGCCCTACCCACCCCAGTGATCACCACGGCATCAACCCCAGGGTCACCGCACAGGTTCCTCACGGCACCACCCAGGGACGACCAGGAGGACTTATCAAAGGCATTCAACCTCTCGGGCCTATTAAGGATAACGAAACCCACCCCATCCCTAACCTGAACCTCCACAACCATTAACCACACCCACTGCACCAGCATTAATAAGGTTTGGGCCCGTCACATCAATAATTGGTGATTCATTGGAAAATTTTCATGGAAGCAAAAATTTAAATAGGGCCCATTGAGGAATATCGTCTACTGGTGACTTAATTGGGGCATGATATTAAACTCTGTGAAAATAAAATAATAAACCTTGAGGATGAAATACCAATATTCACAATACTCGACGGAGAAGACGAAATAAAATCATTCATATACAGATGGAGGAACGCAAACGAGGTAGAGGCGGTGAGTTACCTAACCCACGAAACACTACATTGGATCCTATGGAAAATCTGCGGGAAATGCACATCAAACGAAAGGTTCGTAACACTACTCGAACAATTATCAACAATCAATTGGGACTCACATCACGAAGAATCCTCCCCCTATTCCTAATGAACACATTGGTCAGATGCAGTATGTGCCAGCACGGCATGTGCCCCCTCACGAAAGCCTCACAATCACAGGAGCCCCTTATCAGGACCTCACCAGTGGGTAGCCACTGAACCGTGACCCTGACCCTATGCCACACACCAGGCCTGCTCCTGCTCCTGACCAGGCCCGTGACTAAGTAACCCCTAGTAATCCTGGAAACCCCAGTCACCTTAGCATCACCAGTCATTGCGACCAAGTAAGAACACAGGCGCTTTATACACCCTTCTACCCATAACCCTCACGATAAAAACACCAAGAACCAAACCACGACACCCAACACGGCCCTGAAGTTAATAAGAACCAGGATCATAAACCCAGGTAGAAGACCCCTAATGGGCGATCTCCTCACACAACACGCCAAAACCACGAATAACCCTGAAAACCAAAGAACTTAAAAACCAAAGGAACACTAAAGACCCGAATGGCTCCACAGGCCCTGAATACCTAAGCAAGGGAAAGGCCGGGGTGGTGTAGCCTGGTTAACATGCGGGCCTGTGGAGCCCGTGAACCCGGGTTCAAATCCCGGCCCCGGCCTCCAATTCATAATTGATTGGATTTATTAAGGTGTTTTGGGTTTTGTTTTATTGCCTTGGTGTTGCTGTTTAGTGTGAGTTTGAGGATTTGGTTTTGGCGGGCCCGGTGGGATTCGAACCCACGACCTACGGGTTAAAAGCCCGCCGCTCTACCTGGCTGAGCTACGGGCCCTGTCTTACTTCTTTGGTTTCGTTTTTAAGGTTTTCTTGTGCCTGGGGTAGTTTTTTATTTCCTTGGTCTGTGTGTTGTTTGATGGTTTTGCTTGTGGGTATGAGGCTTGGGGATTTTCGTTGTGAGTGGGTTTTGGAGGGTGGTGTTGTTAGGTATGTGGAGTATGTGGGTGGTGATGTTATTGAGGCTGAGTTGGGCTGTGGTGTTGATGATAGGGATTGCGTGGTTAGTGACGTGCTGGGTAGGCTGGGTTTTGAGCTTAAGTTGCCTAGTTCCGTAATTGGCGCCATTAAGGCCAGGCTTAAGTATATGCCTTTCCCCATTGCCATAGAGTTGCGTAGTGAGGGTAATTACTCCATTGTGGAGTTTAGGGGTGGTTCTGGGGACTCCTTTCAGTTAATAATTAGGTACCAGGTTACTTAATCACGGCCCTGAGCACCGCGTACAGTACCAGGGCGGTTAGGAAAACCACCAGGGCCAGCACCGCTATGCCCCCGAGCCCCATTTTGGTGTAGAAGTAACCACTGAGTATGTTTCCAAGCCCCATGCCCACGCCCAGGACTAGGCTGTAGAGTCCCATGGACGTGCCTCTCATGGTTACCAGGGACTCATCACCCGTGAGTGCCAGTATTGTGGGTACCAGGGCGGATGCCATGAATATGAAGGGGGAAGCGGCTAGTACTGTTATTATTGGGTTTATGTTTATGATGAGTAGTGTGGCCAGGGTGACCAGGCCCATTACCACGCCGAGGAGCCCTATCGTTATTAATCTCCACCTGCCGAACCTATCCGAGAGGTGGCCAAAGAATACGGAGCCCAGGCCCACTATGGTCACTGCGCCTAGGATTAGGGCGCCCACGTGTATTGGTAGGACTCCCTCCACCCTGCCCATTGCCCTGCCCGCGTATATGGCGGCGCCCAGTATTGTGGTTATGGAAAACCAAAGTGGTAGTGTGGGTATTACCCTCCTGGACACTCCTTTGAGTGGGTTTAGGTAAACCTTACCGCTCACCCTGGGCTTTGTCTCGATTATGTATTTAACGACCACGGCGTATAACGTAACCATGAGGGCTAGGAGGGCTATGAATGATGATGCGTTGCCCGTGATCTGGTAAAGCACGGCGCCCGTCATGTACCCCAAGGCGTAGCCCAGTATGTTTATGAAGTCAAACACACCCATTCCCAGTCCCCTGTGGCCGAGTTCCGTGAGGTCCGTTATCATGGTTAATGACGAAACTAAAATCAGTGCGGCCCCAAAGCCCATTAATCCATTAATTACCCCAGTGAGTGTGGGGCTCCCCGTGATTACTATGGTAAGGTATACCAGTGCCGTGAAGGTTAGGATCCAGGAGTAACCGAGGATCATGGTGACCCTCCTACCCACCCTATCTGTTATGTGACCGGCCACGAAGGAGCTTGCGGCCTCCACGAAGGGGTACGAGGCGAGTATGAAACCCACCGCTATGTTACTGCCGGGCGCTAGGTATGATATTAGGAATGTGTTGGCTCCCGAGCCTATCCTGGCAATGAGGACTGGTAGGTAGGATAGTGTTAAGGCCCTTATGTTTAGCTTCATTGGGTCCATGGTTTGGGAAGCCTTAAATAATTTTTACTGGAGGGTTTGCTGTGAGCCGTGTAAGGTTGATTGATAGGTACTCCAGGCAGGTAGCGGTTATTGGTGAGGAGGGGCAGGAGAGGCTTAGGAGGGCCAGGGTGGTCCTAGTGGGTGTGGGCGGCCTTGGTAGTTTAGTCTCCATGTACCTAGTGGGTGCTGGCGTGGGTGAGTTGACGCTGGTGGACTTCGACACTGTGAACCTCACGGACCTACATAGGCAGTTGATCTATAGGGAGGGTGATGTGGGTAAGCCCAAAGTTGATGTAGCCGTTGAGAGGTTGAGGGAGTTGAACTCAGAGGTTAAGTTGAGGAGTGTTAATGAGGTGCTTAATGAGGAAAATGCGGAAAAGATTATTGCGGATGCTGACGTGGTCGTGGATGCCCTGGATAATTGGATGAGTAGGCATGTACTAAATGAGGCTGTGGTTAAGTTGAGGAAGCCCCTGGTACACGGCGCGGTCATTGGTTGGTATGGTGAGGTGACCACGGTAATGCCCGGCAGGACACCCTGCCTCTACGAGATATTCCAATCAAGGAGCCTACCCCAGTGTGCGGGTTACTGCCCCGTGGTGGGGCCTGTGGTGGGTCTTGTGGCTTCCGCAGAGGCCACGGAGGTCATTAAGTTAATAACGGGTATTGGTACGCCACTCTTTAATAAGTTGTTGGTGATTGATGGTAAGAATTGGGTCATTGATGAGGTGTCCCTGGTGCATGTTGAGAATTGCCCAGTTTGCTCAAGGTACCTAAGGACCTAGTATTATCAATGGTCAAAGAAGAAAAGCAATTTAACCGGGTATCTTCATTAGCTTGCATTACCATGAGGAGGTTCCTAACACTGGCATTGGCTAAGTTGAGTAATAGGCCGGTGGCGCTTTGCGATAGTGGTGATGTTGATGGGATCACGAGCGCCGCGTTATTCCTTAGGAAGTACCCCAGGGGTGTGGTTATTCTGGCGGCGCCCAGCGAGATTTACAGGAGTTTTTGGATTAGGAGTGTTTTTTGGAATTTCGTGGCGGACCTACCGTGCCCCGGCAAGGCCCTGATAAGGGCTGATCACCACAGGACCAATAAGCCCTGTGCCAAGGTGGAGTTTTACGACCCAGAGGCGCCTTGCTCCGCACTCATGGCCCTCAGGGCCCTCAATCTGGAGGGTGACCCCGTGGCTAATGATTTGGTTAAGGTTGCCATTGAGACCGACACAGCGAACATAACCAGTAGGGAGGCTGAGGAGTTGGATCTCGCCGTGAGGTTCGCGTCTTACGGTGAGAAGCTGTACATAGTGAGGAACCTGGCGGTTAATGGGCTTAGGGCTTTGGGTGATGCTAAGATTAGGGAGTTGGTGGAGAGGGGCTTGAGGGCTAAGAACAGGATGCTTGAGATAGCCAGTAAGCTCCCCATTAATGACGTGGTCACGATATACAGCCCACTGAACCTCGGCATATCCTATAGGCAGTTAACCATTGAGCTCCAGCGCAGGGGTGCCAGGATGGTCAACATACTACTGAGGCTGGGTAGGAGGACGTACAGGTACTACTGCGGTGCTGATAAGGATGGGCCCTACGACTGCACCCAGGTGGCCACTAAATTAGGCGGTGGTGGTCATAAGTACGCATCGGGCGCCCAGTACAAGGTCTCCATTTTCAACCCTGGCATGGGCCTAACACTCTTCATAAACACCCTGAAGTCGTACCTAAACACCAAGGAATTGAACGTGGTAATACTGAACTCCAATGGCTCCATAAGCACCACATTAATGTGAGCGCAGAGGAGTAATCAGTGCTTTGGACCCTCTTCACCGTTAAGTGGCTACCATTCTCATCACAGGTAATACAGGGAGTAGCGCTTTTAAAGCATTAGCCAAAAGCCTATGGCGGGTCACCCTTGGGTAGGGTAGTCATTGTGGATCACCCACTGGCCCAGGCCATACTCACCACTCTCAGGGATAGGAATACCAGGCAGATTGAGTTTCGCAAGGGCTTAGTTAGGCTTGGTAGGCTCATTGGTTATGAGATTGTTAAGTCCATGGATGTGGAGACCGTGGAGGTGGAGACGCCCCTGGGTGTTAAGGCCCGTGGGGTTAGGATTAGGGATTTGGACCACGTGGTTATTGTGCAGGTGCTCAGGGCGGCCATGCCCCTGGTGGAGGGCTTGGTCAAGATCTTCGCCAACGCCAGGATGGGCGTGGTGAGCGCAAGGAGGGTTGAGGAGACCCACAGACCTGGTTCGCTGGATTTCGACGTGGAGATAACGTATGTTAAGGTCCCTAGGATCATGGAAGATGATGTACTGATAGTGGCGGATCCCATGCTGGCCACGGGGTCCACAATAACCTCGGTACTCTCTCACGTACTTAAGTATGGTAATCCCAAGAGGACCCTTGTGGTTAGTGTGATCTCCACTAAGTACGGTATAGATAGGGTGTTGAGTAGGTACCCCTTTGTGGAGATATACACCGTTGCCATCGACCCAGAGATTAATGAGAAGGGCTACATAATGCCAGGGCTTGGGGATGCTGGTGACCGCGCCTTCGGTGGTTCATAGCTTAAAATCACGAGTACGCCCTTATCTTCTTACGCACGTAGTCCAGGGCCTCCCTAACCAGGCCCTTCCTGGCAAGCTCGTTGAATTTCTCGTCCGAGTCCAGGTCGAAGTATAGCTTAAGCCTTACCTTAACATCACCCACACTACTCTTTATCTCGTGCTTCACCGCGTACCAAACCCTTGCCATGTTCATTAACTCGGTATCGCCCTCAATAACCTCCCTTATCCTCTTAAGGGCCCTCCTAGCCACCACGCCACTCAACCCCTCGGTGGTCACTGCAATCCTCAACCCATTCACCTCCGTTTCGAAGGGGACCACGAC
This window harbors:
- a CDS encoding SWIM zinc finger family protein; protein product: MTGDAKVTGVSRITRGYLVTGLVRSRSRPGVWHRVRVTVQWLPTGEVLIRGSCDCEAFVRGHMPCWHILHLTNVFIRNRGRILRDVSPN
- the upp gene encoding uracil phosphoribosyltransferase is translated as MGRVVIVDHPLAQAILTTLRDRNTRQIEFRKGLVRLGRLIGYEIVKSMDVETVEVETPLGVKARGVRIRDLDHVVIVQVLRAAMPLVEGLVKIFANARMGVVSARRVEETHRPGSLDFDVEITYVKVPRIMEDDVLIVADPMLATGSTITSVLSHVLKYGNPKRTLVVSVISTKYGIDRVLSRYPFVEIYTVAIDPEINEKGYIMPGLGDAGDRAFGGS
- a CDS encoding Fis family transcriptional regulator, which encodes MRRFLTLALAKLSNRPVALCDSGDVDGITSAALFLRKYPRGVVILAAPSEIYRSFWIRSVFWNFVADLPCPGKALIRADHHRTNKPCAKVEFYDPEAPCSALMALRALNLEGDPVANDLVKVAIETDTANITSREAEELDLAVRFASYGEKLYIVRNLAVNGLRALGDAKIRELVERGLRAKNRMLEIASKLPINDVVTIYSPLNLGISYRQLTIELQRRGARMVNILLRLGRRTYRYYCGADKDGPYDCTQVATKLGGGGHKYASGAQYKVSIFNPGMGLTLFINTLKSYLNTKELNVVILNSNGSISTTLM
- a CDS encoding HesA/MoeB/ThiF family protein; the protein is MSRVRLIDRYSRQVAVIGEEGQERLRRARVVLVGVGGLGSLVSMYLVGAGVGELTLVDFDTVNLTDLHRQLIYREGDVGKPKVDVAVERLRELNSEVKLRSVNEVLNEENAEKIIADADVVVDALDNWMSRHVLNEAVVKLRKPLVHGAVIGWYGEVTTVMPGRTPCLYEIFQSRSLPQCAGYCPVVGPVVGLVASAEATEVIKLITGIGTPLFNKLLVIDGKNWVIDEVSLVHVENCPVCSRYLRT
- a CDS encoding MFS transporter, with the translated sequence MKLNIRALTLSYLPVLIARIGSGANTFLISYLAPGSNIAVGFILASYPFVEAASSFVAGHITDRVGRRVTMILGYSWILTFTALVYLTIVITGSPTLTGVINGLMGFGAALILVSSLTMITDLTELGHRGLGMGVFDFINILGYALGYMTGAVLYQITGNASSFIALLALMVTLYAVVVKYIIETKPRVSGKVYLNPLKGVSRRVIPTLPLWFSITTILGAAIYAGRAMGRVEGVLPIHVGALILGAVTIVGLGSVFFGHLSDRFGRWRLITIGLLGVVMGLVTLATLLIININPIITVLAASPFIFMASALVPTILALTGDESLVTMRGTSMGLYSLVLGVGMGLGNILSGYFYTKMGLGGIAVLALVVFLTALVLYAVLRAVIK
- a CDS encoding enoyl-CoA hydratase/isomerase family protein, which produces MVVEVQVRDGVGFVILNRPERLNAFDKSSWSSLGGAVRNLCGDPGVDAVVITGVGRAFSSGDDIYAMYELRNTGEAEEFFNTLYSAVEAMVDCGKPIVCAVNGLAYGGGMELLLFCDVVIAVEDALFAVPEGRLGLIPPMMITVGLGALGFRLVRRLSITGDPINAVEARELGIVDYVVPRDKLMDKVNEVISSIRRTSPNSIRVIKEWTKPDREALRAAIRELTLMSMTEDARRRMMEFIEERRRRKATQ